The Drosophila biarmipes strain raj3 chromosome 2L, RU_DBia_V1.1, whole genome shotgun sequence genome has a window encoding:
- the LOC108034253 gene encoding ras-like protein rasS, producing the protein MNATSPKSSLVKLGLHTNKQKTLKVMVLGQSGVGKTAMVVRFITRRFIGEYDPNLEKIYTCQTTLDKEPIQFDILDATGHLQELDGVSLESNIRWADAFILMYSITDKCSFDECSRLKFLINYNKRRRKLGSASKDYILDIPVILVGNKTDQPGDRMVTLEEGQRRFKELSCACFHEVSVRESVDQVQNVFRDVFRFWRVFSKFPKLKRSTSDVANTDGILTPDSGSCSFYDASSLGAGRRSFLVIGSACLEESSGDHTESTDEIASSSLSSSRSDIEAPFRSRASTDGTLLSRPRRWRYPPPGCLLPHTNRVERRMSISTRGSNASY; encoded by the exons ATGAATGCCACCTCGCCAAAGTCATCGCTGGTCAAGTTGGGCCTGCATACCAACAAACAAAAGACCCTGAAGGTTATGGTCCTGGGCCAAAGTGGCGTGGGAAAAACGG CCATGGTGGTGCGTTTCATTACCCGACGCTTTATTGGCGAATATGATCCTAATCTGGAGAAGATTTACACCTGCCAAACCACGCTGGACAAGGAGCCCATTCAGTTTGACATTCTGGATGCCACCGGCCACCTGCAA GAACTAGATGGCGTTAGTTTGGAGTCCAACATCCGCTGGGCCGACGCCTTTATCCTAATGTATTCCATCACAGACAAGTGTTCCTTCGATGAGTGCAGTCGTTTGAAGTTCCTTATAAACTACAACAAACGAAGACGCAAGTTGGGCTCGGCCAGCAAA GACTACATATTGGATATTCCTGTAATTTTGGTGGGCAACAAGACAGATCAGCCCGGAGATCGAATGGTCACCTTGGAAGAGGGTCAACGGAGGTTCAAAGAGCTATCCTGCGCCTGTTTTCATGAGGTGTCTGTGAGGGAAAGTGTGGATCAG gtTCAGAACGTATTTCGCGACGTATTTCGCTTTTGGCGGGTCTTCAGTAAATTCCCCAAGCTCAAGCGCTCCACTAGCGATGTGGCCAACACGGATGGTATCCTTACCCCCGATTCGGGATCTTGTTCCTTCTACGATGCCTCGTCCTTGGGCGCCGGTCGACGTTCCTTTCTGGTCATTGGAAGCGCCTGTTTGGAGGAGAGCAGTGGGGACCACACGGAGTCCACGGATGAGATTGCGAGCAGTAGTTTGAGCAGCTCGCGCAGCGATATCGAAGCCCCCTTCCGAAGTAGAGCTTCGACGGATGGTACTCTGTTGTCCCGACCCCGGAGATGGCGATATCCACCGCCAGGATGCCTGCTGCCACACACAAATCGCGTCGAGCGACGGATGAGCATTTCCACCAGGGGCAGCAACGCCAGTTATTGA
- the LOC108034252 gene encoding armadillo repeat-containing protein gudu — translation MILTSSGTSQHRGRKIREQCGSCPNRFSKDKRQVIAEDSDTTEVESSTDEEDRWKEVARAAEIPADYYNIQKLVKYIKAGNQTATIVSLCCLKDYDLSTQINQFAISDIGGLDVLVNILECSDTKCCLGALTVLSDITLNIDIRKTIVDLDGIPLIVDILNSSMKDLKTMAAETLANVCKVRLARKYVRTCGGIPKLVDLIDIKLSILKTPRDQLSADDLESLDMTRAGARALFTLADSKHNMEQMRKSGIVPLMAQLLKSCHIDVVIPIMGTVRKCSSEPKFQLAITTEGMIPDIVTHLSSENTELKMEGSTAIYKCAFDGNTRDLVREAGGLEPLVTIIKDKNLRDNKPLLRGATGAIWMCAVTDANVKVLDQLRTVNNLVALLNDECDEVLTNVTGAISECVRFQSNREQLRQAGGLPAMVSLLNSSHAPLLENLAKGLKECAEDPESMRILEDLDAVRLIWSLLKNTSTRVQAHAAYAICPCVRNAHDSAELVRSLVGAMELVVGLLKSKDIMVLSAVCAAIATIAQDQTNLAILTDLRVIYKLADLVQTTDDLLRMNLAAAVAACACFGNNTEELGRLRTVTPIVTYMTSDNPLVHRSTAMALEKLSMDPQNCITMHQSGVVPFLLECIGSTNKELQLAAAGCLRNIRELALRAEEYLLKIDDD, via the exons ATGATTCTCACTAGTAGCGGGACGTCTCAGCATCGGGGCCGGAAAATTCGGGAACAGTGCGGATCCTGTCCGAATAGGTTCTCCAAGGATAAGAGGCAGGTAATCGCCGAGGATTCGGATACCACGGAGGTGGAGTCGTCCACGGATGAGGAAGATCGCTGGAAAGAGGTGGCAAGGGCCGCTGAAATTCCGGCAGACTATTACAATATCCAGAAACTGGTGAAGTACATCAAGGCGGGCAATCAGACAGCCACTATAGTATCGTTGTGCTGCTTGAAGGACTACGATCTGAGCACCCAGATCAATCAGTTCGCCATCTCGGACATCGGCGGACTGGACGTCCTGGTCAATATCCTGGAGTGCAGCGACACCAAGTGTTGTTTGGGCGCCCTCACCGTTCTCTCGGATATCACCCTGAACATCGATATAAGGAAGACCATCGTGGATCTCGATGGCATTCCGCTGATTGTGGACATTTTGAACTCCTCGATGAAGGATCTGAAGACCATGGCAGCCGAGACGTTGGCGAATGTGTGCAAGGTGCGGCTGGCTAGGAAGTATGTGCGCACCTGCGGAGGAATCCCCAAGCTGGTGGATCTTATCGACATCAAGTTAAG TATTTTAAAGACCCCTCGGGACCAGTTAAGTGCCGATGATCTGGAATCGCTGGACATGACACGAGCTGGAGCCCGAGCCCTTTTTACCCTGGCCGATTCCAAGCACAATATGGAGCAGATGCGCAAAAGCGGAATAGTCCCTTTGATGGCCCAACTTCTCAAATCCTGCCACATCGATGTGGTCATTCCCATAATGGGCACCGTTCGAAAGTGCTCCTCGGAGCCGAAATTCCAACTGGCCATCACCACCGAGGGCATGATACCCGATATTGTGACCCATTTGAGTTCCGAAAACACTGAGCTCAAGATGGAGGGTAGTACGGCGATCTATAAGTGTGCCTTCGATGGGAATACCAGGGATTTGGTGAGGGAGGCTGGGGGCTTGGAGCCCCTGGTTACCATCATAAAGGACAAGAACTTGAGGGACAATAAGCCCCTTTTGCGTGGCGCCACTGGAGCGATTTGGATGTGTGCCGTAACCGATGCGAATGTCAAAGTGCTGGATCAACTGAGGACGGTGAATAACTTGGTGGCCCTGCTGAACGATGAGTGTGACGAGGTGCTGACCAATGTCACCGGTGCTATATCGGAATGCGTGCGGTTCCAGAGCAATCGAGAGCAGCTGCGCCAGGCGGGGGGACTGCCAGCCATGGTCTCTCTACTCAACAGTTCCCATGCTCCTCTCCTGGAAAACCTAGCCAAGGGTTTGAAGGAGTGCGCCGAAGACCCGGAGAGCATGAGGATCTTAGAAGATCTGGATGCGGTTCGACTGATCTGGTCTCTTCTGAAGAACACCAGCACAAGGGTTCAGGCCCATGCCGCCTATGCCATATGTCCTTGCGTTCGAAATGCCCACGATTCCGCTGAATTGGTCAGGAGTCTGGTGGGCGCCATGGAACTGGTGGTGGGTCTGCTGAAGTCCAAGGATATTATGGTTTTGTCTGCCGTTTGCGCAGCCATAGCGACCATCGCCCAGGATCAGACTAATCTGGCCATTCTAACCGATCTTAGGGTCATCTATAAGCTGGCCGATCTCGTCCAGACCACTGATGATCTGCTGCGAATGAATCTGGCAGCTGCCGTGGCCGCCTGTGCCTGCTTTGGCAATAATACGGAGGAGCTGGGACGCCTGCGCACTGTCACTCCGATTGTCACCTACATGACCAGCGACAATCCTCTGGTGCATCGCAGCACAGCCATGGCGCTGGAAAAGCTATCGATGGATCCGCAGAACTGCATCACCATGCACCAG AGTGGAGTGGTTCCGTTCCTGCTGGAGTGCATTGGATCTACTAATAAGGAGCTTCAGTTGGCCGCCGCTGGTTGTCTGAGGAATATACGTGAACTGGCTTTGCGGGCCGAGGAATATCTGCTTAAAATCGACGATGACTGA
- the LOC108033870 gene encoding MTOR-associated protein MEAK7: MGNASGKRETDSLYTSEELRMLESAYKNASGGALEKLTQDRLVETWSQTIERSLAESTSQYLFTPTKPGQQFVNIQLKKFGEPYYIMERGTIDQKIQMLLGSMEKSGNDTFNSKQLEQYIYTVIKSYVHLESTAKHSSIKDWHELGFITTERSAATFAKGLMRNLGKDLEHTMPSEALERWLHLTPQFLQIWREVFSQLYCRHGGSKRNIIKEIEIPILPELCDAPQNSHYRPIIELPHVIYINAQLPREHRHKWRFLFSSKINGESFSTMLGKVLDKGPTLFFIEDEDQYIFGGYASESWSVKPQFGGDDSSLLYTLSPAMRCFSATTYNDHYQYLNMNQQTMPNGLGMGGQFDFWGLWIDCTFGDGQSVESCTTYRDYVQLSKRKQFKIRNMEVWAVGDLPVKEGDEEGDGHKRSVLDSNLEDRAMLEISGKKMHSDGLREPGMDD; encoded by the exons atgggaaatgcgaGTGGCAAGCGTGAGACGGATAGTCTCTACACGTCGGAGGAGCTCCGCATGCTGGAGTCGGCCTACAAAAACGCTTCTGGCGGAGCCCTCGAGAAGTTGACCCAAGACAGGCTGGTG GAAACTTGGTCGCAAACCATAGAACGCTCCCTGGCCGAAAGTACGTCTCAGTATCTATTTACACCGACAAAGCCTGGTCAGCAATTTGTCAACATACAGCTGAAGAAGTTCGGCGAGCCCTACTACATCATGGAGCGGGGAACCATTGACCAGAAGATCCAAATGCTCCTGGGCTCGATGGAAAAAAGTGGAAATGACACCTTCAACAGCAAGCAATTGGAGCAG taCATCTACACGGTGATCAAGAGCTACGTGCACTTGGAGAGCACTGCCAAGCACTCGAGCATCAAGGACTGGCACGAGCTGGGCTTTATCACCACAGAGCGCTCCGCAGCCACATTCGCCAAGGGCCTGATGCGGAATCTGGGCAAGGATCTGGAGCACACAATGCCCAGCGAGGCTTTGGAGCGATGGTTGCACCTCACTCCCCAGTTCCTGCAGATCTGGCGCGAGGTCTTCAGTCAGCTGTACTGTCGTCATGGTGGCAGCAAACGCAACATTATCAAGGAAATAGAAATTCCAATTCTGCCAGAACTGTGTG ATGCTCCCCAAAATAGTCACTATCGCCCAATCATCGAACTGCCGCACGTCATATATATTAATGCACAATTGCCCCGTGAGCATCGGCACAAGTGGCGTTTTCTCTTCTCATCGAAAATCAATGGTGAAAGCTTCTCGACTATGTTGGGAAAGGTCCTGGACAAGGGACCCACGTTGTTCTTCATCGAGGACGAGGATCAATACATATTTGGTGGCTATGCGTCCGAATCGTGGTCTGTGAAACCTCAATTCGGTGGTGATGATAGCTCCTTGCTCTACACCCTAAGCCCTGCCATGCGGTGCTTTTCGGCCACAACTTATAACGATCACTATCAGTATTTGAATATGAATCAGCAGACTATGCCGAATGGTCTG GGTATGGGCGGTCAGTTTGATTTCTGGGGTCTTTGGATTGACTGCACTTTTGGCGATGGACAGAGCGTTGAAAGCTGCACCACATATCGAGATTATGTGCAATTAAG TAAACGCAAGCAATTTAAAATACGAAACATGGAAGTCTGGGCCGTTGGAGACTTACCGGTAAAAGAGGGTGATGAAGAAGGCGATGGTCAT AAACGTTCGGTGCTGGATAGCAATCTGGAAGATCGTGCTATGTTGGAAATATCTGGCAAGAAAATGCATTCGGATGGCTTACGCGAACCCGGCATGGATGATTGA
- the LOC108033869 gene encoding neither inactivation nor afterpotential protein C gives MYLPYSQLPDPTDKFEIYEEIAQGVNAKVFRAKELDNDRIVALKIQHYDEEHQVSIEEEYRTLRDYCDHPNLPEFYGVYKLSKPNGPDEIWFVMEYCSGGTAVDMVNKLLKLDRRMREEHIAYIIRETCRAAIELNRNHVLHRDIRGDNILLTKNGRVKLCDFGLSRQVDSTLGKRGTCIGSPCWMAPEVVSAMESRDPDITVRADVWALGITTIELADGKPPFADMHPTRAMFQIIRNPPPTLMRPTNWSQQINDFISESLEKNAENRPMMVEMVEHPFLTELIENEDEMRSDIAEMLELSRDVKTLYKEPELFVDRGYVKRFDEKPERMYPEDLAALENPVDESIIESLRHRIMTGGSYSFIGDILLSLNSNEIKEEFPPEFHAKYRFKSRSENQPHIFSVADIAYQDMLHHREPQHIVLSGESYSGKSTNARLLIKHLCYLGDGNRGATGRVENSIKAILMLVNAGTPVNNDSTRCVLQYCLTFGKTGKMSGAVFNMYMLEKLRVATTDGTQHNFHIFYYFYDFINQQNQLKEYNLKADRNYRYLRVPPEVPPTKLKYRRDDPEGNVEKFKEFENILRDIDFNHKQLETVRKVLAAILNIGNIRFRPNGKFAEVENTDIVSRIAELLRVDEKKFMWSLTNFIMVKGGIAERRQYSTDEARDARDAVASTLYSRLVDFIINRINMNMSFPRAVFGDTNAIIIHDMFGFECFNRNGLEQLMINTLNEQMQYHYNQRIFISEMLEMEAEDIDTINLNFYDNKTALDNLLTKPDGLFYIIDDASRSCQDQDLIMDRVSEKHSQFVKKHTATEISVAHYTGRIIYDTRAFTDINRDFVPPEMIETFRSSLDESIMLMFTNQLTKAGNLTMPFEAIQHKDETERKSYALNTLSAGCISQVNNLRTLAANFRFTCLTLLKMLSQNTNLGVHFVRCIRADLEYKPRAFHSDVVQQQMKALGVLDTVIARQKGFSSRLPFEEFLRRYQFLAFDFDEPVEMTKDNCRLLFLRLKMEGWSLGKTKVFLRYYNDEFLARLYELQVKKVIKVQSMMRALLARKRVKGGKVFKLGKKGPEHQDVAASKIQKAFRGFRDRVRLPPLVNEKSGQLNENTADFIRPFAKKWREKSIFQVLLHYRAARFQDFVNLSQQVHIYNQRMVAGLNKCTRAVPFERINMREVNSSQLGPLPVPMKKMPFRLDQIPFYDTQYMVDPANSISRQTFPNQLLTQHMEDDEPWDSPLQRNPSMTSCALTYNAYKKEQACQTNWDRMGESDNIYNQGYFRDPQQLRRNQMQMNMNAYNNAYNSYSSNYNSNQSWGVHRSGSRRNSLKGYAAPPPPPPPMPSSNYYRNNPNQQQRNYQQRSSYPPSDPVRELQNMARNEGDSSEDPPFNFKAMLRKTNYPRGAETSTYDFNSRRGSDSGQQHTFQAPKLRSTGRRFQEDEGYNSSSGNYGVSRNFGQQQRAPTLRQAPASVGRSFEDSNARSFEEAGSYVEEEIAPGVTLSGYAVDI, from the exons ATGTACTTACCGTACTCGCAATTGCCGGATCCTACGGATAAGTTCGAGATCTACGAGGAGATAGCCCAGGGTGTGAATGCCAAGGTTTTCCGGGCCAAGGAGTTGGACAATGATCGGATCGTGGCCCTGAAGATTCAGCACTACGATGAGGAGCACCAGGTGTCGATCGAGGAGGAGTACCGCACTCTGCGGGACTACTGTGACCATCCCAATCTTCCGGAATTCTACGGGGTGTACAAGCTGTCGAAGCCAAACGGACCCGATGAGATCTGGTTCGTCATGGAG TACTGCTCGGGAGGAACTGCAGTGGATATGGTGAACAAGCTCCTAAAACTGGACCGTCGCATGCGAGAGGAGCACATTGCCTACATCATCCGGGAGACTTGCCGTGCGGCCATCGAGCTGAACCGTAATCATGTCCTTCATCGGGACATCCGAGGGGACAACATCTTGCTGACCAAGAATGGACGAGTGAAGCTCTGCGACTTCGGGTTGTCCCGTCAGGTGGACTCCACCCTAGGAAAGCGGGGAACCTGCATAGGTTCGCCCTGTTGGATGGCTCCCGAAGTGGTGTCCGCTATGGAGTCCCGGGATCCAGATATCACTGTTCGCGCCGATGTCTGGGCCTTGGGTATCACCACCATCGAGTTGGCCGATGGAAAGCCACCATTCGCCGACATGCATCCCACTAGGGCCATGTTCCAAATTATTCGCAACCCTCCCCCGACCTTGATGCGACCCACCAACTGGTCGCAGCAGATCAATGATTTCATCTCCGAGAGTCTGGAGAAGAATGCCGAGAATCGGCCCATGATGGTCGAGATGGTGGAGCATCCGTTTCTCACGGAACTCATCGAAAACGAGGACGAGATGCGTTCGGACATCGCGGAGATGCTGGAACTGTCCAGGGACGTCAAGACTTTGTACAAGGAGCCGGAACTGTTTGTGGACCGCGGCTATGTCAAGCGGTTCGATGAGAAGCCGGAGAGGATGTACCCGGAGGACTTGGCTGCTCTCGAAAATCCTGTGGATGAGAGCATAATTGAATCACTGCGTCACCGAATTATGACGGGTGGATCGTACAGTTTCATTGGTGATATCTTGTTGTCCTTGAATTCTAATGAAATTAAGGAGGAATTTCCCCCGGAG TTCCATGCCAAGTACCGCTTCAAGTCGCGCTCCGAGAACCAGCCGCATATTTTCTCGGTGGCCGACATCGCCTACCAGGACATGCTGCATCATCGGGAGCCACAGCACATCGTGCTCTCCGGGGAAAGTTACTCGGGCAAGTCGACCAATGCCCGGTTGCTGATCAAGCACCTGTGCTACCTGGGCGATGGCAACCGAGGAGCCACTGGCCGGGTGGAGAACTCCATCAAGGCCATCCTGATGTTGGTGAATGCTGGCACTCCGGTGAACAACGACTCCACCAGATGTGTTCTGCAATATTGTTTGACCTTCGGCAAGACCGGCAAGATGAGTGGGGCCGTCTTCAATATGTATATGCTGGAAAAGTTGCGAGTGGCCACTACGGATGGCACCCAGCACAACTTCCACATTTTCTACTACTTCTACGACTTCATCAATCAGCAGAATCAGCTCAAGGAGTACAATCTCAAGGCTGATCGCAACTATCGCTATCTGCGAGTTCCGCCAGAGGTTCCCCCAACAAAGCTGAAATATCGTCGCGATGATCCCGAGGGAAATGTGGAGAAATTCAAGGAGTTCGAGAACATCCTCAGGGATATTGATTTCAATCACAAGCAATTGGAGACCGTTCGCAAGGTGCTGGCGGCCATTTTGAACATTGGCAATATCCGTTTCCGGCCGAACGGAAAGTTTGCGGAAGTGGAGAACACCGACATCGTGTCGCGGATTGCAGAGCTTCTGCGGGTGGATGAGAAGAAATTCATGTGGTCCCTGACCAACTTCATAATGGTCAAGGGCGGCATCGCCGAGAGGCGTCAATATAGCACTGATGAAGCCAGAGATGCCCGCGACGCAGTGGCCAGCACCCTCTACTCCCGATTGGTGGACTTTATCATCAACAGGATCAACATGAACATGTCCTTCCCAAGGGCTGTGTT TGGTGACACCAATGCCATCATTATCCATGACATGTTCGGCTTCGAGTGCTTCAATCGGAACGGTCTCGAGCAACTGATGATCAACACTCTCAACGAGCAGATGCAATATCATTACAACCAGCGCATTTTCATCAGCGAAATGCTGGAAATGGAGGCTGAGGACATCGATACCATTAACCTGAATTTCTACGACAACAAGACCGCTCTGGATAATTTGCTAACCAAACCGGATGGCTTGTTCTATATTATTGATGATGCCTCACGCTCTTGCCAAGATCAGGATTTGATTATGG ATCGTGTTTCGGAAAAGCACAGCCAGTTTGTGAAGAAGCACACTGCCACTGAGATATCCGTGGCTCATTACACGGGCCGCATCATTTACGATACGCGGGCCTTTACCGACATTAACCGGGACTTCGTACCGCCGGAAATGATCGAGACCTTCCGCTCCTCGCTGGATGAGAGCATCATGCTCATGTTCACCAATCAACTGACCAAGGCTGGCAACCTCACGATGCCCTTTGAGGCCATTCAGCATAAGGATGAGACCGAACGGAAGTCCTAC GCTTTGAACACTCTGAGTGCTGGATGCATCTCCCAGGTGAATAATCTCCGAACCCTGGCGGCCAACTTCCGCTTCACCTGCCTGACCCTGCTCAAAATGCTCAGCCAGAACACAAATCTCGGCGTGCACTTTGTCCGCTGTATTCGCGCTGATCTGGAGTACAAGCCCAGGGCTTTCCACTCGGACGTCGTCCAACAACAGATGAAGGCCCTGGGAGTCTTGGACACTGTCATTGCCCGGCAGAAAGGCTTTAGCTCACGCCTGCCGTTTGAGGAGTTTCTGAGGAG ATATCAATTCCTCGCCTTTGACTTTGATGAACCCGTGGAAATGACCAAGGATAATTGTCGTCTTTTGTTCTTGCGTCTCAAGATGGAAGGCTGGTCTTTGGGCAAGACCAAAGTATTTTTGCGTTACTATAATGATGAGTTCTTGGCCAG ATTGTACGAGCTGCAGGTGAAGAAGGTCATCAAGGTGCAATCCATGATGCGGGCCTTGCTAGCACGAAAACGCGTCAAGGGCGGCAAGGTGTTTAAAT TGGGCAAAAAGGGGCCGGAGCATCAGGATGTGGCCGCGtccaaaatacaaaaag CCTTTAGGGGATTCCGCGACCGGGTCCGCCTCCCTCCGCTGGTCAACGAGAAGTCCGGCCAGCTGAACGAAAACACCGCCGACTTTATCCGCCCGTTTGCCAAAAAGTGGCGCGAGAAGTCCATCTTCCAGGTCCTGTTGCACTACAGGGCGGCTCGCTTCCAGGACTTTGTCAATCTCTCACAGCAG GTGCACATCTACAATCAAAGAATGGTGGCCGGATTGAATAAGTGCACCCGGGCTGTGCCCTTCGAGAGGATCAACATGCGGGAGGTGAACTCCTCGCAGCTGGGACCACTGCCAGTGCCCATGAAGAAGATGCCCTTCCGGCTGGACCAGATTCCCTTCTACGACACCCAGTACATGGTGGACCCGGCCAACTCCATCTCCCGCCAGACGTTCCCCAACCAGCTCCTCACGCAGCACATGGAGGACGACGAGCCTTGGGACAGTCCCCTGCAGCGCAATCCCTCGATGACTTCCTGTGCCCTGACCTACAATGCATATAAGAAGGAGCAGGCTTGCCAGACCAACTGGGACCGCATGGGCGAGAGCGATAATATCTACAATCAGGGTTACTTTCGGGATCCTCAACAGCTAAGGAG AAATCAAATGCAGATGAACATGAATGCATATAACAATGCCTACAACAGCTACAGCAGCAACTATAACAGCAACCAGAGCTGGGGCGTCCATCGTTCCGGATCCAGGCGCAACTCCTTGAAGGGCTATGCGGcgcctccacctcctccgccaccAATGCCCTCATCCAACTATTATCGCAATAATCCCAACCAGCAGCAGCGCAACTATCAGCAAAGATCCTCGTACCCACCATCGGATCCAGTGAGGGAACTTCAGAACATGGCTCGCAACGAGGGAGAT AGCTCCGAGGATCCACCATTCAACTTCAAGGCCATGCTACGTAAGACAAACTATCCAAGAGGAGCCGAGACCAGCACCTACGACTTTAACAGTCGTCGGGGATCGGACAGTGGCCAGCAGCACACCTTCCAGGCGCCCAAACTAAGATCGACAGGTCGCCGCTTCCAGGAGGACGAGGGCTACAACTCATCATCGGGAAACTATGGGGTGTCTAGGAACTTTGGCCAGCAGCAGAGGGCTCCCACATTGAGGCAAGCTCCTGCCAGCGTGGGACGCAGCTTCGAAGACAGCAATGCCAGGTCCTTCGAGGAGGCAGGTTCCTATGTGGAGGAGGAGATCGCACCCGGGGTGACACTGTCTGGCTATGCCGTGGATATCTAA
- the LOC108033527 gene encoding protein Wnt-10b produces MKIYANQSRAMTAWRATSKGHEQHQQQQQQQEAGSSSSSSNSNNLVATPATSRHCNLHLIVVIILACCTRWLYGLPDGRATCRSVPGLTKDQVELCYKASDVTAAALEGLDMAIRECQIQFQWHRWNCSSLSTKSRNPHASSLLKKGYRESAFAFAISAAGVAHSVARACSQGRLMSCGCDPTINRKTLNKNLRQSLDKEKKQFLQYLETNQILTPEEEKKYERSKIASRWKWGGCSHNMDFGVEYSKLFLDCREKAGDIQSKINLHNNHAGRIAVSNNMEFRCKCHGMSGSCQLKTCWKSAPDFHIVGKVLKHQFRKAILVDQSNLGNGEPVVVLKRARNKKSNGGSGSGSTSSDLDTADASGSHDGGGTGDSEARRHEELGVERGTRQPNADKNAARMARKLETSLFYYQRSPNFCERDLGADIQGTVGRKCNRNTTTSDGCTSLCCGRGHSQVIQRRAERCHCKFQWCCNVECEECHVEEWISICN; encoded by the exons AtgaaaatttatgcaaatcaaAGCCGAGCGATGACTGCGTGGCGAGCAACATCAAAAGGCCAcgagcaacaccaacagcagcagcagcaacaagaagcaggaagcagcagcagcagcagcaacagcaacaacctGGTTGCCACACCGGCAACATCGCGCCAttgcaatttgcatttaattgttGTGATTATCTTGGCCTGCTGCACACGCTG GCTTTATGGCTTGCCGGATGGTCGAGCCACCTGCCGTTCAGTGCCTGGATTGACCAAGGATCAAGTGGAGCTGTGCTATAAGGCCAGTGATGTGACGGCAGCAGCTCTCGAAGGACTCGACATGGCCATTCGTGAGTGCCAAATTCAG TTTCAATGGCATCGCTGGAACTGTTCGTCGCTGAGCACAAAGAGCCGCAATCCGCATGCCTCCAGCTTGCTGAAGAAAG GCTACCGGGAGAGTGCGTTCGCCTTTGCCATATCGGCTGCCGGGGTGGCCCACAGCGTGGCCCGTGCCTGCAGCCAAGGCCGTTTGATGTCCTGCGGCTGCGACCCCACCATCAATCGCAAAACGCTCAACAAGAACCTGCGCCAGTCGCTCGACAAGGAGAAGAAGCAGTTCCTCCAGTACCTGGAGACGAACCAGATTCTAACGCCCGAGGAGGAGAAGAAGTACGAGCGGTCGAAGATCGCCAGCCGCTGGAAGTGGGGCGGCTGCTCCCACAACATGGACTTCGGGGTCGAGTACTCCAAGCTGTTCCTCGACTGCCGCGAGAAGGCCGGCGACATCCAGTCGAAGATCAATCTGCATAACAATCACGCCGGCAGGATA GCCGTTTCCAACAACATGGAGTTCCGCTGCAAGTGCCATGGAATGTCCGGCAGCTGCCAGCTGAAGACCTGCTGGAAGTCCGCCCCCGACTTCCACATCGTGGGTAAGGTGCTGAAGCACCAGTTCCGCAAGGCCATTCTCGTGGATCAATCGAATCTGGGCAATGGGGAGCCCGTGGTCGTTTTGAAAAGGGCGCGCAACAAGAAATCGAACGGGGGCAGTGGCTCGGGGTCCACGTCCTCCGATCTGGACACCGCGGATGCATCTGGGAGCCACGATGGCGGTGGAACTGGTGACTCCGAGGCGCGGCGGCACGAGGAGCTCGGGGTGGAGCGGGGCACGAGGCAACCGAACGCCGACAAAAATGCGGCAAGAATGGCCCGCAAACTGGAGACCTCGTTGTTCTACTACCAGCGCTCGCCGAACTTTTGTGAACGGGATCTGGGAGCTGATATACAGG GCACCGTGGGCCGGAAGTGCAACCGGAACACCACGACCAGCGACGGGTGCACCTCCCTCtgctgtgggcgtggccacaGCCAGGTGATCCAGCGGAGGGCGGAGCGGTGTCACTGTAAATTTCAATGGTGCTGTAATGTGGAGTGCGAGGAGTGCCACGTGGAGGAATGGATTAGCATATGCAATTAA